A region of Diceros bicornis minor isolate mBicDic1 chromosome 9, mDicBic1.mat.cur, whole genome shotgun sequence DNA encodes the following proteins:
- the RBM26 gene encoding RNA-binding protein 26 isoform X13: MVSKMIIENFEALKSWLSKTLEPICDADPSALAKYVLALVKKDKSEKELKALCIDQLDVFLQKETQIFVEKLFDAVNTKSYLPPPEQPSSGSLKVEFFQHQEKDIKKEEITKEEEREKKFSRRLNHSPPQSSSRYRENRSRDERKKDDRSRKRDYDRNPPRRDSYRDRYNRRRGRSRSYSRSRSRSWSKERLRDRDRDRSRTRSRSRTRSRERDLVKPKYDLDRTDPLENNYTPVSSVPNISSGHYPVPTLSSTITVIAPTHHGNNTTESWSEFHEDQVDHNSYVRPPMPKKRCRDYDEKGFCMRGDMCPFDHGSDPVVVEDVNLPGMLPFPAQPPVVEGPPPPGLPPPPPILTPPPVNLRPPVPPPGPLPPSLPPVTGPPPPLPPLQPSGMDAPPNSATSSVPTVVTTGIHHQPPPAPPSLFTADTYDTDGYNPEAPSITNTSRPMYRHRVHAQRPNLIGLTSGDMDLPPREKPPNKSSMRIVVDSESRKRTIGSGDPGVPTKKTWFDKPNFNRTNSPGFQKKVQFGNENTKLELRKVPPELNNISKLNEHFSRFGTLVNLQVAYNGDPEGALIQFATYEEAKKAISSTEAVLNNRFIKVYWHREGSTQQLQTTSPKPLVQQPILPVVKQSVKERLGPVPSSTIEPAEAQSASSDLPQVLSTSTGLTKTVYNPAALKAAQKTLLVSTSAVDNNEAQKKKQEALKLQQDVRKRKQEILEKHIETQKMLISKLEKNKAMKSEDKAEIMKTLEVLTKNITKLKDEVKAASPGRCLPKSIKTKTQMQKELLDTELDLYKKMQAGEEVTELRRKYTELQLEAAKRGILSSGRGRGIHSRGRGAAHGRGRGRGRGRGVPGHAVVDHRPRALEISAFTESDREDLLPHFAQYGEIEDCQIDDSSLHAVITFKTRAEAEAAAVHGARFKGQDLKLAWNKPITNISAVETEEVEPDEEEFQEESLVDDSLLQDDDEEEEDNESRSWRR; encoded by the exons CTGTGATGCAGATCCATCAGCCCTAGCAAAATATGTTCTCGCTTTGGTAAAGAAAGACAAAAGTGAAAAAGAGTTAAAGGCATTATGTATTGATCAACTGGATGTATTTCTTCAAAAAG agaCACAGATATTTGTGGAAAAACTTTTTGATGCTGTGAATACAAAGAGTTATCTACCTCCTCCAGAGCAGCCATCATCAGGAAGCTTAAAGGTAGAATTTTTTCAGCaccaagaaaaagatataaaaaaagaagag ATCACGAAGGAGGAAGAGCGAGAGAAGAAATTTTCTAGAAGGCTAAATCACAGTCCTCCTCAGTCAAGCTCTCGATACAGAGAAAATAG AAGTCGTGATGAGAGGAAAAAAGATGATCGTTCTCGCAAAAGAGATTATGATCGAAACCCTCCTCGAAGAGATTCATACAGAGACCGGTACAATAGAAGACGAGGGCGAAGTCGCAGTTATAGCAGGAGTCGGAGTCGAAGTTGGAGTAAAGAGAGGCTTCGTGACAGGGATAGGGATAGAAGCAGGACTAGAAGCAGAAGCAGAACACGAAGCAGGG AAAGGGATCTGGTAAAACCTAAATACGACTTGGATCGAACAGATCCATTAGAAAACAATTATACTCCAGTTTCTTCGGTACCTAATATTTCATCTGGCCACTACCCTGTACCTACTTTGAGCAGCACTATTACAGTAATTGCTCCTACTCATCATGGTAATAACACTACCGAAAGTTGGTCTGAATTTCATGAAGACCAAGTGGACCATAATTCATATGTAAGACCACCAATGCCAAAGAAACGATGTAGAGACTATGATG AAAAGGGTTTCTGTATGAGAGGAGACATGTGCCCTTTTGATCATGGAAGTGACCCAGTAGTTGTAGAAGATGTGAATCTTCCTGGTATGCTGCCTTTCCCAGCACAGCCTCCTGTTGTTGAAGGACCACCTCCTCCTggactccccccacctccaccaaTTCTTACACCTCCACCTGTGAATCTGAGACCCCCAGTGCCTCCGCCAGGCCCATTACCACCAAGTCTGCCACCTGTCACAG gaccaccaccaccacttcctCCTTTGCAGCCATCTGGCATGGATGCTCCCCCAAACTCTGCAACCAGTTCTGTTCCCACTGTAGTAACAACTGGCATTCATCACCAGCCTCCTCCTGCTCCACCCTCTCTTTTCACTGCAG ATACATATGACACAGATGGCTACAATCCTGAAGCCCCAAGCATAACAAATACTTCCAGACCTATGTATAGACACAGAGTGCATGCACAAAGGCCTAACTTGATAGGACTAACATCAGGGGATATGGATTTGCCACCCAGAG aAAAGCCTCCTAATAAAAGCAGTATGAGGATAGTAGTGGATTCAGAGTCAAGGAAAAGAACTATTGGTTCTGGGGACCCTGGAGTTCCTACAAAGAAGACTTGGTTTGATAA ACCAAATTTTAATAGAACAAACAGCCCAGGCTTCCAGAAAAAGGTTCAGTTTGGAAATGAAAATACCAAACTTGAACTTAGAAAAGTTCCTCCAGAATTAAATAATATCAGCAAACTTAATGAGCATTTTAGTCGATTTGGAACCTTGGTTAACTTACAG GTTGCCTATAATGGTGATCCTGAAGGTGCCCTTATCCAATTTGCAACATATGAAGAAGCAAAGAAAGCAATATCAAGTACAGAAGCAGTGTTGAACAATCGCTTTATTAAGGTTTATTGGCACAGAGAAGGAAGCACCCAGCAGTTACAAACTACTTCTCCAAAG CCTTTAGTCCAGCAGCCCATTTTGCCTGTTGTGAAGCAGTCAGTCAAAGAGAGGTTGGGTCCAGTACCTTCAAGTACTATTGAACCCGCAGAAGCCCAGAGTGCCAGTTCAGACCTTCCTCAG GTGTTGTCTACATCTACTGGCCTAACAAAAACGGTGTATAATCCAGCTGCGTTGAAGGCTGCACAAAAAACCTTACTTGTTTCCACCTCTGCAGTTGATAATAATGAAGCACAGAAGAAAAAACAG GAGGCATTGAAACTTCAGCAGGATGTaaggaaaaggaaacaagaaattttggaaaagcACATTGAAACACAGAAG ATGTTAATATcaaaactggagaaaaacaaagcaatgaagtcTGAAGATAAAGCAGAAATAATGAAAACTTTAGAGGTTTTGACAAAAAATATTACCAAGTTGAAAGATGAGGTCAAAGCTGCCTCTCCTGGACGCTGTCTTCCAAAAAGTATCAAAACCAAAACTCAG atgCAGAAAGAATTGCTTGACACAGAACTGGATTTATATAAGAAGATGCAAGCTGGAGAAGAAGTCACTGAGCTTAGGAGAAAGTATACAGAATTACAGCTGGAA GCTGCAAAACGAGGGATTCTTTCATCTGGTCGTGGTAGAGGAATTCATTCAAGAGGTCGAGGTGCAGCTCATGGCCGAGGCCGAGGTCGAGGTCGAGGTCGAGGTGTGcctggtcatgctgtggtggatCACCGTCCCAGGGCGTTGGAGATTTCTGCATTTACAGAGAGTGATAGAGAAGATCTTCTTCCTCACTTTGCG caaTATGGTGAAATTGAAGATTGTCAGATTGATGACTCTTCGCTTCATGCAGTAATTACATTCAAGACAAGAGCAGAGGCTGAAGCA
- the RBM26 gene encoding RNA-binding protein 26 isoform X12: protein MVSKMIIENFEALKSWLSKTLEPICDADPSALAKYVLALVKKDKSEKELKALCIDQLDVFLQKETQIFVEKLFDAVNTKSYLPPPEQPSSGSLKVEFFQHQEKDIKKEEITKEEEREKKFSRRLNHSPPQSSSRYRENRSRDERKKDDRSRKRDYDRNPPRRDSYRDRYNRRRGRSRSYSRSRSRSWSKERLRDRDRDRSRTRSRSRTRSRERDLVKPKYDLDRTDPLENNYTPVSSVPNISSGHYPVPTLSSTITVIAPTHHGNNTTESWSEFHEDQVDHNSYVRPPMPKKRCRDYDEKGFCMRGDMCPFDHGSDPVVVEDVNLPGMLPFPAQPPVVEGPPPPGLPPPPPILTPPPVNLRPPVPPPGPLPPSLPPVTGPPPPLPPLQPSGMDAPPNSATSSVPTVVTTGIHHQPPPAPPSLFTADTYDTDGYNPEAPSITNTSRPMYRHRVHAQRPNLIGLTSGDMDLPPREKPPNKSSMRIVVDSESRKRTIGSGDPGVPTKKTWFDKPNFNRTNSPGFQKKVQFGNENTKLELRKVPPELNNISKLNEHFSRFGTLVNLQVAYNGDPEGALIQFATYEEAKKAISSTEAVLNNRFIKVYWHREGSTQQLQTTSPKVIQPLVQQPILPVVKQSVKERLGPVPSSTIEPAEAQSASSDLPQVLSTSTGLTKTVYNPAALKAAQKTLLVSTSAVDNNEAQKKKQEALKLQQDVRKRKQEILEKHIETQKMLISKLEKNKAMKSEDKAEIMKTLEVLTKNITKLKDEVKAASPGRCLPKSIKTKTQMQKELLDTELDLYKKMQAGEEVTELRRKYTELQLEAAKRGILSSGRGRGIHSRGRGAAHGRGRGRGRGRGVPGHAVVDHRPRALEISAFTESDREDLLPHFAQYGEIEDCQIDDSSLHAVITFKTRAEAEAAAVHGARFKGQDLKLAWNKPITNISAVETEEVEPDEEEFQEESLVDDSLLQDDDEEEEDNESRSWRR, encoded by the exons CTGTGATGCAGATCCATCAGCCCTAGCAAAATATGTTCTCGCTTTGGTAAAGAAAGACAAAAGTGAAAAAGAGTTAAAGGCATTATGTATTGATCAACTGGATGTATTTCTTCAAAAAG agaCACAGATATTTGTGGAAAAACTTTTTGATGCTGTGAATACAAAGAGTTATCTACCTCCTCCAGAGCAGCCATCATCAGGAAGCTTAAAGGTAGAATTTTTTCAGCaccaagaaaaagatataaaaaaagaagag ATCACGAAGGAGGAAGAGCGAGAGAAGAAATTTTCTAGAAGGCTAAATCACAGTCCTCCTCAGTCAAGCTCTCGATACAGAGAAAATAG AAGTCGTGATGAGAGGAAAAAAGATGATCGTTCTCGCAAAAGAGATTATGATCGAAACCCTCCTCGAAGAGATTCATACAGAGACCGGTACAATAGAAGACGAGGGCGAAGTCGCAGTTATAGCAGGAGTCGGAGTCGAAGTTGGAGTAAAGAGAGGCTTCGTGACAGGGATAGGGATAGAAGCAGGACTAGAAGCAGAAGCAGAACACGAAGCAGGG AAAGGGATCTGGTAAAACCTAAATACGACTTGGATCGAACAGATCCATTAGAAAACAATTATACTCCAGTTTCTTCGGTACCTAATATTTCATCTGGCCACTACCCTGTACCTACTTTGAGCAGCACTATTACAGTAATTGCTCCTACTCATCATGGTAATAACACTACCGAAAGTTGGTCTGAATTTCATGAAGACCAAGTGGACCATAATTCATATGTAAGACCACCAATGCCAAAGAAACGATGTAGAGACTATGATG AAAAGGGTTTCTGTATGAGAGGAGACATGTGCCCTTTTGATCATGGAAGTGACCCAGTAGTTGTAGAAGATGTGAATCTTCCTGGTATGCTGCCTTTCCCAGCACAGCCTCCTGTTGTTGAAGGACCACCTCCTCCTggactccccccacctccaccaaTTCTTACACCTCCACCTGTGAATCTGAGACCCCCAGTGCCTCCGCCAGGCCCATTACCACCAAGTCTGCCACCTGTCACAG gaccaccaccaccacttcctCCTTTGCAGCCATCTGGCATGGATGCTCCCCCAAACTCTGCAACCAGTTCTGTTCCCACTGTAGTAACAACTGGCATTCATCACCAGCCTCCTCCTGCTCCACCCTCTCTTTTCACTGCAG ATACATATGACACAGATGGCTACAATCCTGAAGCCCCAAGCATAACAAATACTTCCAGACCTATGTATAGACACAGAGTGCATGCACAAAGGCCTAACTTGATAGGACTAACATCAGGGGATATGGATTTGCCACCCAGAG aAAAGCCTCCTAATAAAAGCAGTATGAGGATAGTAGTGGATTCAGAGTCAAGGAAAAGAACTATTGGTTCTGGGGACCCTGGAGTTCCTACAAAGAAGACTTGGTTTGATAA ACCAAATTTTAATAGAACAAACAGCCCAGGCTTCCAGAAAAAGGTTCAGTTTGGAAATGAAAATACCAAACTTGAACTTAGAAAAGTTCCTCCAGAATTAAATAATATCAGCAAACTTAATGAGCATTTTAGTCGATTTGGAACCTTGGTTAACTTACAG GTTGCCTATAATGGTGATCCTGAAGGTGCCCTTATCCAATTTGCAACATATGAAGAAGCAAAGAAAGCAATATCAAGTACAGAAGCAGTGTTGAACAATCGCTTTATTAAGGTTTATTGGCACAGAGAAGGAAGCACCCAGCAGTTACAAACTACTTCTCCAAAG GTAATACAGCCTTTAGTCCAGCAGCCCATTTTGCCTGTTGTGAAGCAGTCAGTCAAAGAGAGGTTGGGTCCAGTACCTTCAAGTACTATTGAACCCGCAGAAGCCCAGAGTGCCAGTTCAGACCTTCCTCAG GTGTTGTCTACATCTACTGGCCTAACAAAAACGGTGTATAATCCAGCTGCGTTGAAGGCTGCACAAAAAACCTTACTTGTTTCCACCTCTGCAGTTGATAATAATGAAGCACAGAAGAAAAAACAG GAGGCATTGAAACTTCAGCAGGATGTaaggaaaaggaaacaagaaattttggaaaagcACATTGAAACACAGAAG ATGTTAATATcaaaactggagaaaaacaaagcaatgaagtcTGAAGATAAAGCAGAAATAATGAAAACTTTAGAGGTTTTGACAAAAAATATTACCAAGTTGAAAGATGAGGTCAAAGCTGCCTCTCCTGGACGCTGTCTTCCAAAAAGTATCAAAACCAAAACTCAG atgCAGAAAGAATTGCTTGACACAGAACTGGATTTATATAAGAAGATGCAAGCTGGAGAAGAAGTCACTGAGCTTAGGAGAAAGTATACAGAATTACAGCTGGAA GCTGCAAAACGAGGGATTCTTTCATCTGGTCGTGGTAGAGGAATTCATTCAAGAGGTCGAGGTGCAGCTCATGGCCGAGGCCGAGGTCGAGGTCGAGGTCGAGGTGTGcctggtcatgctgtggtggatCACCGTCCCAGGGCGTTGGAGATTTCTGCATTTACAGAGAGTGATAGAGAAGATCTTCTTCCTCACTTTGCG caaTATGGTGAAATTGAAGATTGTCAGATTGATGACTCTTCGCTTCATGCAGTAATTACATTCAAGACAAGAGCAGAGGCTGAAGCA
- the RBM26 gene encoding RNA-binding protein 26 isoform X8, whose protein sequence is MVSKMIIENFEALKSWLSKTLEPICDADPSALAKYVLALVKKDKSEKELKALCIDQLDVFLQKETQIFVEKLFDAVNTKSYLPPPEQPSSGSLKVEFFQHQEKDIKKEEITKEEEREKKFSRRLNHSPPQSSSRYRENRSRDERKKDDRSRKRDYDRNPPRRDSYRDRYNRRRGRSRSYSRSRSRSWSKERLRDRDRDRSRTRSRSRTRSRERDLVKPKYDLDRTDPLENNYTPVSSVPNISSGHYPVPTLSSTITVIAPTHHGNNTTESWSEFHEDQVDHNSYVRPPMPKKRCRDYDEKGFCMRGDMCPFDHGSDPVVVEDVNLPGMLPFPAQPPVVEGPPPPGLPPPPPILTPPPVNLRPPVPPPGPLPPSLPPVTGPPPPLPPLQPSGMDAPPNSATSSVPTVVTTGIHHQPPPAPPSLFTADTYDTDGYNPEAPSITNTSRPMYRHRVHAQRPNLIGLTSGDMDLPPREKPPNKSSMRIVVDSESRKRTIGSGDPGVPTKKTWFDKPNFNRTNSPGFQKKVQFGNENTKLELRKVPPELNNISKLNEHFSRFGTLVNLQVAYNGDPEGALIQFATYEEAKKAISSTEAVLNNRFIKVYWHREGSTQQLQTTSPKVIQPLVQQPILPVVKQSVKERLGPVPSSTIEPAEAQSASSDLPQNVTKLSVKDRLGFVSKPSVSATEKVLSTSTGLTKTVYNPAALKAAQKTLLVSTSAVDNNEAQKKKQEALKLQQDVRKRKQEILEKHIETQKMLISKLEKNKAMKSEDKAEIMKTLEVLTKNITKLKDEVKAASPGRCLPKSIKTKTQMQKELLDTELDLYKKMQAGEEVTELRRKYTELQLEAAKRGILSSGRGRGIHSRGRGAAHGRGRGRGRGRGVPGHAVVDHRPRALEISAFTESDREDLLPHFAQYGEIEDCQIDDSSLHAVITFKTRAEAEAAAVHGARFKGQDLKLAWNKPITNISAVETEEVEPDEEEFQEESLVDDSLLQDDDEEEEDNESRSWRR, encoded by the exons CTGTGATGCAGATCCATCAGCCCTAGCAAAATATGTTCTCGCTTTGGTAAAGAAAGACAAAAGTGAAAAAGAGTTAAAGGCATTATGTATTGATCAACTGGATGTATTTCTTCAAAAAG agaCACAGATATTTGTGGAAAAACTTTTTGATGCTGTGAATACAAAGAGTTATCTACCTCCTCCAGAGCAGCCATCATCAGGAAGCTTAAAGGTAGAATTTTTTCAGCaccaagaaaaagatataaaaaaagaagag ATCACGAAGGAGGAAGAGCGAGAGAAGAAATTTTCTAGAAGGCTAAATCACAGTCCTCCTCAGTCAAGCTCTCGATACAGAGAAAATAG AAGTCGTGATGAGAGGAAAAAAGATGATCGTTCTCGCAAAAGAGATTATGATCGAAACCCTCCTCGAAGAGATTCATACAGAGACCGGTACAATAGAAGACGAGGGCGAAGTCGCAGTTATAGCAGGAGTCGGAGTCGAAGTTGGAGTAAAGAGAGGCTTCGTGACAGGGATAGGGATAGAAGCAGGACTAGAAGCAGAAGCAGAACACGAAGCAGGG AAAGGGATCTGGTAAAACCTAAATACGACTTGGATCGAACAGATCCATTAGAAAACAATTATACTCCAGTTTCTTCGGTACCTAATATTTCATCTGGCCACTACCCTGTACCTACTTTGAGCAGCACTATTACAGTAATTGCTCCTACTCATCATGGTAATAACACTACCGAAAGTTGGTCTGAATTTCATGAAGACCAAGTGGACCATAATTCATATGTAAGACCACCAATGCCAAAGAAACGATGTAGAGACTATGATG AAAAGGGTTTCTGTATGAGAGGAGACATGTGCCCTTTTGATCATGGAAGTGACCCAGTAGTTGTAGAAGATGTGAATCTTCCTGGTATGCTGCCTTTCCCAGCACAGCCTCCTGTTGTTGAAGGACCACCTCCTCCTggactccccccacctccaccaaTTCTTACACCTCCACCTGTGAATCTGAGACCCCCAGTGCCTCCGCCAGGCCCATTACCACCAAGTCTGCCACCTGTCACAG gaccaccaccaccacttcctCCTTTGCAGCCATCTGGCATGGATGCTCCCCCAAACTCTGCAACCAGTTCTGTTCCCACTGTAGTAACAACTGGCATTCATCACCAGCCTCCTCCTGCTCCACCCTCTCTTTTCACTGCAG ATACATATGACACAGATGGCTACAATCCTGAAGCCCCAAGCATAACAAATACTTCCAGACCTATGTATAGACACAGAGTGCATGCACAAAGGCCTAACTTGATAGGACTAACATCAGGGGATATGGATTTGCCACCCAGAG aAAAGCCTCCTAATAAAAGCAGTATGAGGATAGTAGTGGATTCAGAGTCAAGGAAAAGAACTATTGGTTCTGGGGACCCTGGAGTTCCTACAAAGAAGACTTGGTTTGATAA ACCAAATTTTAATAGAACAAACAGCCCAGGCTTCCAGAAAAAGGTTCAGTTTGGAAATGAAAATACCAAACTTGAACTTAGAAAAGTTCCTCCAGAATTAAATAATATCAGCAAACTTAATGAGCATTTTAGTCGATTTGGAACCTTGGTTAACTTACAG GTTGCCTATAATGGTGATCCTGAAGGTGCCCTTATCCAATTTGCAACATATGAAGAAGCAAAGAAAGCAATATCAAGTACAGAAGCAGTGTTGAACAATCGCTTTATTAAGGTTTATTGGCACAGAGAAGGAAGCACCCAGCAGTTACAAACTACTTCTCCAAAG GTAATACAGCCTTTAGTCCAGCAGCCCATTTTGCCTGTTGTGAAGCAGTCAGTCAAAGAGAGGTTGGGTCCAGTACCTTCAAGTACTATTGAACCCGCAGAAGCCCAGAGTGCCAGTTCAGACCTTCCTCAG aatgtAACTAAGTTATCTGTGAAGGACAGGTTGGGTTTTGTATCAAAGCCATCTGTTTCAGCAACTGAAAAG GTGTTGTCTACATCTACTGGCCTAACAAAAACGGTGTATAATCCAGCTGCGTTGAAGGCTGCACAAAAAACCTTACTTGTTTCCACCTCTGCAGTTGATAATAATGAAGCACAGAAGAAAAAACAG GAGGCATTGAAACTTCAGCAGGATGTaaggaaaaggaaacaagaaattttggaaaagcACATTGAAACACAGAAG ATGTTAATATcaaaactggagaaaaacaaagcaatgaagtcTGAAGATAAAGCAGAAATAATGAAAACTTTAGAGGTTTTGACAAAAAATATTACCAAGTTGAAAGATGAGGTCAAAGCTGCCTCTCCTGGACGCTGTCTTCCAAAAAGTATCAAAACCAAAACTCAG atgCAGAAAGAATTGCTTGACACAGAACTGGATTTATATAAGAAGATGCAAGCTGGAGAAGAAGTCACTGAGCTTAGGAGAAAGTATACAGAATTACAGCTGGAA GCTGCAAAACGAGGGATTCTTTCATCTGGTCGTGGTAGAGGAATTCATTCAAGAGGTCGAGGTGCAGCTCATGGCCGAGGCCGAGGTCGAGGTCGAGGTCGAGGTGTGcctggtcatgctgtggtggatCACCGTCCCAGGGCGTTGGAGATTTCTGCATTTACAGAGAGTGATAGAGAAGATCTTCTTCCTCACTTTGCG caaTATGGTGAAATTGAAGATTGTCAGATTGATGACTCTTCGCTTCATGCAGTAATTACATTCAAGACAAGAGCAGAGGCTGAAGCA